A window from Scheffersomyces stipitis CBS 6054 chromosome 7, complete sequence encodes these proteins:
- the DID4 gene encoding class E vacuolar-protein sorting and endocytosis factor (go_function molecular function unknown) codes for MSSLFEWAFGKKLTPQERLRKNQRALEKTQRELTREVTKLQQQEKKLISEIKKSAKAGQISSAKIQAKDLIRTKNYIGKFNSMKAQLQAISLRIQSVRSNQQMATSMRDATRLLSGMNRSMNLPQLSRIAQEFAKENDLMDQKQEFMDDAIDDAMAMDEDELGEDEQIDEILGKVLDEIGVDLNTSLKETPNSINVHTEEKLNSGRVAEAIGGGGDHADEDDLQARLDSLKK; via the coding sequence ATGTCGCTGCTCTTTGAGTGGGCGTTTGGAAAGAAGCTCACGCCGCAGGAGCGGCTTCGAAAAAACCAGCGAGCACTTGAAAAGACTCAGCGAGAGCTCACACGAGAAGTGACCAAGCTTCAGCAacaggagaagaagttaaTCAGcgagatcaagaagtcgGCCAAAGCTGGTCAAATCAGCAGCGCCAAGATCCAGGCTAAGGATTTGATTCGAACCAAGAACTATATCGGCAAGTTTAACTCGATGAAAGCGCAATTACAGGCTATTTCACTTCGTATCCAATCTGTAAGATCCAACCAGCAAATGGCCACCTCGATGAGAGATGCAACCCGTTTGCTTTCGGGAATGAACCGGTCGATGAATTTGCCCCAGTTGTCGCGTATAGCCCAGGAGTTTGCTAAAGAAAACGATCTTATGGACCAGAAACAGGAATTCATGGATGATGCCATTGACGATGCCATGGCTatggatgaagatgagttgGGCGAGGATGAACAGATAGACGAAATCTTGGGTAAAGTTCTCGACGAAATCGGAGTAGACTTGAATACTAGTTTGAAGGAGACTCCTAACTCTATCAATGTTCATActgaagagaagttgaattcCGGTAGAGTAGCCGAAGCTATTGGTGGAGGAGGCGATCACGCTGATGAGGATGACTTGCAGGCGAGATTGGAcagtttgaagaagtag